The Gemmatimonadales bacterium DNA segment GGCTGTCGTTCCATCACAACGAGAATGGCGAGTGGCTCCGGTATGGCGCCGCCATCTATCTGGACGGCGTCCTGGGCGGCACCATCCGCGGGAACCGGGCAGAGCAGGGGATGAACGGCCTGCTGATGGTGCGCACCGACAGCGTCCGGGTCCTCGACAACGTCTTCTCGTTCAACTCCGGCCTGGGCATCGGGCTGTACCGCTCGAGGGACAACACCCTCATGCGCAACCTCGTGCAGTACGACGTGCGAGGGTACAGCCACGGCTTCTACCGCCGCGGCCAGGACTCAGCGGGGCTCCTGCTCTACGAGCAGAGCTGCCGCAACGTGGTAGCGTACAACGCCGTCACCCATGGCGGCGACGGGCTCTTCCTCTGGGCCGGGCAGAGCACGATGGACAGCGGTACCGGCGGCGCCAACGACAATCTTTTCTACGGGAACGACTTCAGCTTCGCGCCCGCCAACGGCATCGAGGCCACGTTCAGCCGCAACAGGTTCGTCGCCAACCTGGTCGAGGGGAACGACTACGGGGTGTGGGGCGGCTACAGCTTCGAGTCGACGTTCGCCGGCAATCGCTTCGCGAACAATCGCGTCGGCATCGCGATCGAGCATGGCCAGGACAACGCGATCGTCGCGAACCGGTTCGACGGTGATACCACCGCGATCAGCCTGTGGGCCAACCCCATCGAGCCTTCCGATTGGGGCTATCCCAGGCACCGCGACACGCGCAGCCGCGACCATCGCGTCTCGCACAACGTCTTCCTGGCCAACCGGGTCGGCGTGCGCGCCGCGAACACTGCCGGCGTCCTCCTTTCGGGCAATCTCCGGTGGGCGGTGGACTCGGTGACGGTGGCGAGCGATACGTCGGGCTTCGCGATGACGGGGAACGCCGCGATCAGTGAGGGCGAGGCGCGCGTCGCGGCACGGGTGCCCGCCGAGTACGCGCGGCTCGCCCCCCGGCCGCCGCACGGCAGAGCCGAGATCCCTTCACCCCCGCTGCCACGGCGCGACCGTTCTTCGATCGTGGTGGACGAGTGGGGACCGTACGACTGGCGTTCGCCCAAGCTCTGGCCCTTGGACAGCACGCGCGCCGTACCCCTCCGGCTGCGCGTGCTCGGACCTCCCGGCCGCTGGCGCGTGGTCGGACGCCGCGGAATGGGCGCACTGTCCGGCACGTCGGGACAGGTCGGAGACACGGTGGGCGTGACGCCCGCGCCGGACTCCGCGGGCGACTGGGAACTCACGCTCGAGTATCGTGGCGGACCCACAGTGTCACCGCGTGGCGAGCGGCGGGACGCCGGCCGGCCGTACCGGTTCTCGTTCGTACGCTTCGAGCCTTCG contains these protein-coding regions:
- a CDS encoding right-handed parallel beta-helix repeat-containing protein; this translates as MKKALRVGVIRGALAALLVPVAGASAQVRGPAAIVLRPGLVITRSARVAPRTYRLPAPASADSAVIVVRGDGITVDFSGAAMEGTDPQADPNAAVGVAIRIDGGRNVRILHARIRGYKIGILARDTRGLELVDSDLSYNWKPRLFSVVEHESLADWLSFHHNENGEWLRYGAAIYLDGVLGGTIRGNRAEQGMNGLLMVRTDSVRVLDNVFSFNSGLGIGLYRSRDNTLMRNLVQYDVRGYSHGFYRRGQDSAGLLLYEQSCRNVVAYNAVTHGGDGLFLWAGQSTMDSGTGGANDNLFYGNDFSFAPANGIEATFSRNRFVANLVEGNDYGVWGGYSFESTFAGNRFANNRVGIAIEHGQDNAIVANRFDGDTTAISLWANPIEPSDWGYPRHRDTRSRDHRVSHNVFLANRVGVRAANTAGVLLSGNLRWAVDSVTVASDTSGFAMTGNAAISEGEARVAARVPAEYARLAPRPPHGRAEIPSPPLPRRDRSSIVVDEWGPYDWRSPKLWPLDSTRAVPLRLRVLGPPGRWRVVGRRGMGALSGTSGQVGDTVGVTPAPDSAGDWELTLEYRGGPTVSPRGERRDAGRPYRFSFVRFEPSIDWTVRFFAWSDSTDPRSRPGAFAALLGSTPLLTRHEPRLDYEWYRPTIAGLPRERFALEATGTVTLAPGLYALRTISDDAVRVWVDGVLAIDHWAPHESAVDEAPLSGGRHELRVQYYQADGWTELRLDIVRGTQRSPGSAGPR